The following are from one region of the Melospiza melodia melodia isolate bMelMel2 chromosome 14, bMelMel2.pri, whole genome shotgun sequence genome:
- the LOC134424825 gene encoding serine protease inhibitor Kazal-type 5-like isoform X2 produces the protein MKIGDASVVLGLAFFCFFSDVASQASIKNECRKIWSLLRSGKYSCPITRETFSSPNKKGDLNKCMMCQRLLERDSTTQGSGGELDRNVNSLGKDECREFRDLFKRGKLTCTRENDPVRDASGKQHSNKCIMCAEKFKRENEQKLSKNRQGKDKDDCSEFRSQFEAGGRLSCTRENAPVRDASGRQHTNKCLMCAERFKKEAQRGGGTLQRNKLPASERTKQKNCGGSRQGVNERCPFSSGRGPQVQRGRNCNRPPGRKSQSRDSHEDPTE, from the exons ATGAAAATAGGAGATGCCTCGGTGGTCCTTGGTCTGGcatttttctgcttcttctcaG ATGTTGCCAGTCAAGCTTCGATTAAG AACGAATGCAGGAAAATTTGGTCACTCCTGCGCAGCGGGAAGTATTCCTGTCCCATCACCAGGGAGACCTTCAGCAGCCCAAATAAAAAAGGAGACCTCAACAAGTGCATGATGTGCCAAAGGCTGCT GGAAAGAGACTCAACTACCCAGGGGAGTGGTGGAGAGCTGGACAGGAATGTGAACTCCTTGGGAAAG GACGAGTGTCGGGAGTTTCGGGATCTGTTCAAGAGAGGGAAACTCACCTGCACCAGGGAGAACGACCCTGTCCGGGATGCCTCTGGGAAGCAGCACAGCAATAAGTGCATCATGTGTGCAGAGAAGTT CAAAAGGGAGAATGAGCAGAAGTTATCTAAAAACAGACAAGGAAAAGATAAG GATGACTGCAGTGAGTTCCGCTCCCAGTTTGAAGCCGGCGGCCGCCTGTCCTGCACCAGGGAGAATGCCCCTGTCCGGGATGCCTCTGGCAGGCAGCACACCAACAAATGCCTCATGTGTGCTGAGAGGTT CAAAAAGGAAGCTCAAAGAGGGGGTGGAACTCTCCAGCGCAACAAACTGCCTGCTTCAGAGAGGACAAAGCAG AAGAACTGTGGTGGCTCAAGGCAGGGTGTAAACGAGAGGTGTCCTTTCTCCTCGGGCAGAGG CCCTCAAGTGCAGCGTGGCAGGAACTGCAACCGGCCACCAGGCCGTAAGTCCCAGAGCAGAGACAGCCACGAGGACCCCACG GAGTAA
- the LOC134424825 gene encoding serine protease inhibitor Kazal-type 5-like isoform X1, whose amino-acid sequence MKIGDASVVLGLAFFCFFSDVASQASIKNECRKIWSLLRSGKYSCPITRETFSSPNKKGDLNKCMMCQRLLERDSTTQGSGGELDRNVNSLGKDECREFRDLFKRGKLTCTRENDPVRDASGKQHSNKCIMCAEKFKRENEQKLSKNRQGKDKDDCSEFRSQFEAGGRLSCTRENAPVRDASGRQHTNKCLMCAERFKKEAQRGGGTLQRNKLPASERTKQKNCGGSRQGVNERCPFSSGRGPQVQRGRNCNRPPGRKSQSRDSHEDPTLDCERILHGVKGGRIFCSESSQPLCGTDGKTYKNECDLCSAAMRASNFITVNYRGECREPGPAVE is encoded by the exons ATGAAAATAGGAGATGCCTCGGTGGTCCTTGGTCTGGcatttttctgcttcttctcaG ATGTTGCCAGTCAAGCTTCGATTAAG AACGAATGCAGGAAAATTTGGTCACTCCTGCGCAGCGGGAAGTATTCCTGTCCCATCACCAGGGAGACCTTCAGCAGCCCAAATAAAAAAGGAGACCTCAACAAGTGCATGATGTGCCAAAGGCTGCT GGAAAGAGACTCAACTACCCAGGGGAGTGGTGGAGAGCTGGACAGGAATGTGAACTCCTTGGGAAAG GACGAGTGTCGGGAGTTTCGGGATCTGTTCAAGAGAGGGAAACTCACCTGCACCAGGGAGAACGACCCTGTCCGGGATGCCTCTGGGAAGCAGCACAGCAATAAGTGCATCATGTGTGCAGAGAAGTT CAAAAGGGAGAATGAGCAGAAGTTATCTAAAAACAGACAAGGAAAAGATAAG GATGACTGCAGTGAGTTCCGCTCCCAGTTTGAAGCCGGCGGCCGCCTGTCCTGCACCAGGGAGAATGCCCCTGTCCGGGATGCCTCTGGCAGGCAGCACACCAACAAATGCCTCATGTGTGCTGAGAGGTT CAAAAAGGAAGCTCAAAGAGGGGGTGGAACTCTCCAGCGCAACAAACTGCCTGCTTCAGAGAGGACAAAGCAG AAGAACTGTGGTGGCTCAAGGCAGGGTGTAAACGAGAGGTGTCCTTTCTCCTCGGGCAGAGG CCCTCAAGTGCAGCGTGGCAGGAACTGCAACCGGCCACCAGGCCGTAAGTCCCAGAGCAGAGACAGCCACGAGGACCCCACG CTGGACTGTGAGCGAATTCTGCATGGGGTAAAGGGTGGAAGGATTTTCTGCAGCGAATCCTCACAACCACTCTGTGGCACTGATGGGAAAACATACAAAAATGAATGTGACTTGTGTTCAGCTGCCAT GAGAGCTTCAAACTTCATCACGGTAAACTATCGAGGCGAGTGCCGAGAGCCTGGCCCTGCAGTG GAGTAA